A portion of the Phocoena sinus isolate mPhoSin1 chromosome 9, mPhoSin1.pri, whole genome shotgun sequence genome contains these proteins:
- the NAMPT gene encoding nicotinamide phosphoribosyltransferase, which translates to MNAAAEAEFNILLATDSYKVTHYKQYPPNTSKVYSYFECREKKTENSKIRKVKYEETVFYGLQYILNKYLKGKVVTKEKIQEAKEVYKEHFQDDVFNEKGWNYILEKYDGHLPIEVKAVPEGSVIPRGNVLFTVENTDPECYWLTNWIETILVQSWYPITVATNSREQKKILAKYLLETSGNLDGLEYKLHDFGYRGVSSQETAGIGASAHLVNFKGTDTVAGIALIKKYYGTKDPVPGYSVPAAEHSTITAWGKDHEKDAFEHIVTQFSSVPVSVVSDSYDIYNACEKIWGEDLRHLIVSRSTEAPLIIRPDSGNPLDTVLKVLDILGKKFPVTENSKGYKLLPPYLRVIQGDGVDINTLQEIVEGMKQKKWSIENVSFGSGGALLQKLTRDLLNCSFKCSYVVTNGLGINVFKDPVADPNKRSKKGRLSLHRTPAGNFVTLEEGKGDLEEYGHDLLHTVFKNGKVTKSYSFDEVRKNAQLNIELEATPH; encoded by the exons ATGAATGCTGCGGCAGAAGCCGAGTTCAACATCCTCCTGGCCACCGACTCGTACAAG GTTACTCACTATAAACAGTACCCACCCAATACAAGCAAAGTTTATTCCTACTTTGAATGCCgtgaaaagaagacagaaaactcCAAAATAAGGAAGGTGAAATATGAGGAAACAGTATTTTATGGGTTGCAGTACATTCTTAATAAGTACTTAAAAG gtaAAGTAGTGACCAAAGAGAAGATCCAGGAAGCCAAAGAGGTGTACAAAGAGCATTTCCAAGACGATGTCTTTAATGAAAAGGGATGGAACTACATTCTTGAG AAATATGATGGGCATCTTCCAATAGAAGTAAAAGCTGTTCCTGAGGGCTCTGTCATTCCCAGAGGAAATGTTCTCTTCACAGTGGAAAACACAGATCCAGAGTGTTACTGGCTTACAAATTGGATTGAg ACTATTCTTGTTCAGTCCTGGTATCCAATCACAGTGGCCACAAATTCTagagagcagaagaaaatatTGGCCAAATATTTGTTAGAAACGTCTGGTAACTTAGATGGTCTGGAGTACAAGTTACATGATTTTGGCTACAGAGGAGTCTCTTCCCAAGAG ACTGCTGGCATAGGAGCATCTGCTCATTTGGTTAACTTCAAAGGAACAGATACAGTAGCAGGAattgctttaattaaaaaatactatggAACGAAAGATCCTGTTCCAGGCTATTCTGTTCCAGCGGCAGAACACAG taCCATAACAGCTTGGGGGAAGGACCATGAAAAAGATGCTTTTGAACATATAGTAACACAATTTTCATCAGTGCCTGTATCTGTGGTCAGCGATAGCTATGACATTTATAATGCGTGTGAGAAAATCTGGGGTGAAGATCTAAGACATTTAATAGTATCAAGAAGTACAGAGGCACCACTAATAATCAGACCTGATTCTGGAAATCCTCTTGACACTGTATTAAAG GTTTTGGATATTTTAGGTAAGAAGTTCCCTGTTACTGAGAACTCAAAGGGCTACAAGTTGCTGCCACCTTATCTTAGAGTTATTCAAGGGGATGGAGTGGATATTAATACCTTACAAGAG ATTGTGGAAGGCATGAAGCAAAAAAAATGGAGCatagaaaatgtttcctttggTTCTGGTGGAGCTTTGCTGCAGAAGTTAACAAGAGATCTCCTGAATTGTTCCTTTAAATGTAGTTATGTTGTAACCAATGGCCTTGGG ATTAATGTCTTCAAGGACCCGGTTGCTGATCCCAACAAAAGGTCCAAAAAGGGCCGATTATCTTTGCATAGGACACCAGCAGGGAATTTTGTTACActtgaggaaggaaaaggagacctTGAAGAATATGGTCAT